In the genome of Bdellovibrionales bacterium, the window TTTTGAATCTTGTCTCCGACTTTAATTTCCACACTAGGAATAACGAGATCTCCGTTCTTTTCAGCGATATATGTAAAATTATAAATTTGAGTGAGAACCGTTTTCCGAATAGGCTCGCCGTTTTCATCCATCCCGTATGTGGCATTAAGTCTTTGCTCTTTCCCCTGCCCACGTAAAAGCGCTCCGTCGATTTTCGGGGGCTCGGGAGGCACCATGGTTTCTGAGCCCTCGGAAGACACTTCGATCCCAACGCGAAAGCCTTCTCCCACTTCCACGGACTGACTGCTGATGGTGGTTTGAATTTTCACTTGGGCGAGGGCCACCGATGACCCCATTAAAAAAATAAAGAGAAGTGCGACGTGAGAGATCATGGTTTTACCATTCTTTATCATTGCCATCGGCATCCTTCTTTTCTCCTTTTTTACCCTGCATCTTCGCGCGAATTCCCTGCTCTTGCTCTTTGAGCTCTTCTAAGATGCGCTTAAGATCTTCTTTGGACATTTGTTTGCCATCAAATTCTTTAGGCTGCTTTTTTTCTTTTTCGTTAGGCTTTTGCTCTTTGGGCTTGGGTTCCTGATTCCTTTGACCCTCTCCCCCTTCGCCGTCTTGATTTTGATCCTGATTCTCCTGATCGCTATCTCCACCGCCTCCGCCGCCACCACGTTGAATTAAAAGCTCGATGTTATGTTTAATCTCTGTGGAGTCGGGGTTGATTTCTAAGGCTTGCTGATAGTAGCCCAAGGCCTTATCCACTTGTTTTTTCGCCTGAGCCTGTACACCTAAATTATAAAGAGCCGCTAAGCGAACCACAGAGATCTTTTTGAGCTGTTTTTCGTTAGGATTTTTTTGCAGTAAATTATCGGTGATCTTTATGAGTTCTAGGTATATTTTTTCGGCCTTTTCTGTTTCTCCGAGAAGGTCCCAAGAGCTTCCCAAGTTAAACTGAATGGTGGTGTCATAAGGCTCTCTACCCAGCAAGGAGACAAAATCCTCGTAAGCCTCAAGATTCTTTTCTTGAGAGATTTTTTTGACCGCGCCATTGTTCTCCCAAATCACCGAGAGATCATTTTGAGCGAAGGCGGGCGAGGCGAATAATAAAATAAGAAAAAGACTTCTCATAAAGGGAACCGTCCCTTCCATACCGCTTTCTGTTTCTTGCGATTTCCCAAAATGAGCTCTATACACCCAAGGATTATGCCAATGATCAAAACCCACTGAAAACGCTCGTCATAATTGGCGGCGATGAGAGTGTCAAATTCGGCTTTTTCGAGGTGATCAAAATCTTCCTTGAGAGACTTCATCTGATCGCCGCCAAAAGTGAGATGGTAGAAACTCCCTTGCCCCGCTGCCGCTAGAGTCCTTAAGAACTCCCCTTTAACGGCCGAGGTCACCACCTGCCCTTGTTTGTCTTTAAGATAATCTCTCAGTTGACCGCGCTGATCGCGCACCGGGATTTTACCGCCCGCCTCGGTCCCCACCGCCATGGTGAAAATTCTC includes:
- a CDS encoding tetratricopeptide repeat protein, which gives rise to MRSLFLILLFASPAFAQNDLSVIWENNGAVKKISQEKNLEAYEDFVSLLGREPYDTTIQFNLGSSWDLLGETEKAEKIYLELIKITDNLLQKNPNEKQLKKISVVRLAALYNLGVQAQAKKQVDKALGYYQQALEINPDSTEIKHNIELLIQRGGGGGGGDSDQENQDQNQDGEGGEGQRNQEPKPKEQKPNEKEKKQPKEFDGKQMSKEDLKRILEELKEQEQGIRAKMQGKKGEKKDADGNDKEW